A portion of the Mycobacterium paraseoulense genome contains these proteins:
- a CDS encoding succinate dehydrogenase hydrophobic membrane anchor subunit has translation MSSPDLQLGRGQVAPVRQRSHDRPASLDNPRSPRRRAGIPNFEKFAWLFMRFSGVALIVLAVGHLFIMLMWDDGVYRIDFNYVAQRWASPFWQFWDLALLWLAQLHGGNGLRTIIDDYSRKDSTRFWLNSLLLLSMGFTLVLGTYVLVTFDPNIGG, from the coding sequence ATGAGCTCCCCCGACCTGCAGCTGGGCCGGGGCCAGGTGGCCCCGGTGCGGCAGCGCAGTCACGACCGGCCGGCCAGCCTCGACAACCCGCGCTCACCGCGGCGCCGGGCCGGCATCCCCAACTTCGAGAAGTTCGCGTGGCTGTTCATGCGGTTCTCCGGGGTCGCGCTGATCGTCCTGGCCGTCGGCCACCTGTTCATCATGCTGATGTGGGACGACGGCGTGTACCGCATCGACTTCAATTACGTGGCGCAGCGCTGGGCCTCGCCGTTCTGGCAATTCTGGGATCTGGCGCTGCTGTGGCTGGCGCAGTTGCACGGCGGCAACGGCCTGCGCACCATCATCGACGACTACAGCCGCAAGGACAGCACCCGCTTCTGGCTCAACAGCCTGCTGCTGCTGTCGATGGGTTTCACATTGGTGCTCGGCACCTACGTGCTGGTGACATTCGACCCGAATATCGGAGGCTGA
- the sdhC gene encoding succinate dehydrogenase, cytochrome b556 subunit, with the protein MWSWVLHRISGATIFFFLFVHVLDAAMLRVSPQTYNAVIHDYQTPVVGLMEYGLVAAVAFHGLNGIRVILIDFWSEGTRYQKLMFWIVGVVFLLLMVPAGVVTGIHIAEHLR; encoded by the coding sequence ATGTGGTCGTGGGTGTTGCATCGCATCAGCGGCGCGACCATCTTCTTCTTCCTGTTCGTCCACGTGCTGGACGCCGCGATGCTGCGGGTCAGCCCGCAGACCTACAACGCGGTGATCCACGACTATCAGACCCCGGTCGTCGGCCTGATGGAGTACGGCCTGGTGGCCGCGGTGGCATTCCACGGGCTCAACGGCATCCGCGTCATCCTCATCGACTTCTGGTCCGAGGGCACCCGCTACCAGAAGCTGATGTTCTGGATCGTCGGCGTCGTCTTCCTGCTCCTCATGGTCCCGGCCGGCGTGGTGACCGGCATTCATATCGCCGAGCACCTCCGATGA
- a CDS encoding cytidine deaminase — protein sequence MPDVDWDALRHKAIGAAAGAYAPYSRFPVGAAALVDDGRVVTGCNVENISYGLGLCAECGVVCALHTTGGGRLIALACVDGRGATLMPCGRCRQVLLEHGGPGLLIDHPAGPRPLGELLPDAFSADLPREAR from the coding sequence ATGCCAGATGTCGATTGGGATGCGCTGCGTCACAAGGCAATCGGTGCCGCGGCGGGGGCCTACGCGCCGTACTCGCGGTTCCCGGTGGGGGCGGCCGCGCTGGTCGACGACGGCCGCGTGGTCACCGGCTGCAATGTGGAAAACATCTCATATGGCCTTGGTCTCTGCGCCGAATGCGGTGTGGTGTGCGCCCTACACACGACCGGCGGCGGCCGGCTGATCGCGTTGGCCTGCGTCGACGGCCGGGGGGCCACGCTGATGCCGTGCGGGCGATGCCGCCAGGTGCTGCTCGAACACGGCGGCCCCGGCCTGCTGATCGACCATCCGGCCGGGCCGCGACCCCTCGGCGAACTGCTCCCCGACGCCTTCAGCGCCGACCTGCCACGGGAAGCCCGTTGA
- a CDS encoding thymidine phosphorylase: protein MTDFDFDAPTVIRTKRDGGRLSDAAIEWVIDAYTDGRVAEEQMSALLMAIFLRGMDRDETASWTAAMLASGDRLDFRDLRTPTVDKHSTGGVGDKITLPLVAVVAACGAAVPQASGRGLGHTGGTLDKLESIAGFTAALPNRRVREQLRDVGAAIFAAGELAPADAKLYALRDVTATVESLPLIASSVMSKKLAEGAGALVLDVKVGSGALLSSPERCRELAHTMVELGAAHGVPTRALLTDMNVPLGATVGNALEVAESLDVLAGGGPPDVVELTLRLAGEMLELAGLDGRDPADTLRDGTAMDRFRRMIAAQGGDLSVPLPIGAHSDTVTAARGGTMGDIDAMAVGLAAWRLGAGRSRPGERVQAGAGVRIHRRPGEPVTAGAPLFTVYTDTPERLGAALAELDRGYSVGDAPPAARPLIIDRIVT from the coding sequence TTGACCGACTTCGACTTCGACGCGCCGACCGTGATCCGGACCAAGCGCGACGGCGGCAGGCTGTCCGACGCCGCGATCGAGTGGGTCATCGACGCCTACACCGACGGCCGGGTCGCCGAGGAACAGATGTCGGCGCTGCTGATGGCGATCTTCCTGCGCGGCATGGACCGCGACGAGACCGCCAGCTGGACCGCGGCGATGCTGGCGTCCGGCGACCGGCTCGACTTCCGCGACCTGCGGACCCCGACGGTGGACAAGCACTCCACGGGCGGCGTGGGGGACAAGATCACCCTGCCGCTGGTGGCTGTCGTCGCGGCCTGCGGCGCGGCGGTGCCCCAGGCGTCGGGGCGGGGGCTCGGGCACACCGGCGGCACGCTGGACAAGCTCGAGTCCATCGCCGGGTTCACCGCGGCGCTGCCCAACCGGCGGGTGCGCGAGCAACTCCGCGACGTCGGCGCGGCCATCTTCGCCGCCGGGGAGCTGGCACCGGCCGACGCCAAGCTCTACGCGCTGCGCGACGTCACCGCCACCGTCGAGTCGCTGCCGCTGATCGCCAGCTCGGTGATGAGCAAGAAGCTGGCCGAGGGGGCCGGGGCGCTGGTGCTCGACGTGAAGGTCGGCTCCGGGGCGCTGCTGAGCTCGCCGGAGCGGTGCCGCGAACTGGCCCACACCATGGTGGAGCTGGGCGCCGCGCACGGGGTGCCCACCCGCGCGCTGTTGACCGACATGAACGTCCCGCTCGGCGCGACCGTCGGGAACGCCCTCGAGGTCGCCGAGTCGCTGGACGTGCTGGCCGGCGGCGGCCCGCCCGACGTGGTCGAGCTGACGCTGCGGCTGGCCGGCGAGATGCTCGAGCTGGCCGGGCTGGACGGCCGCGACCCCGCCGACACGCTGCGCGACGGCACCGCGATGGACCGGTTTCGCCGGATGATCGCCGCGCAGGGCGGTGATTTGTCGGTTCCGTTGCCGATCGGTGCGCATTCCGACACCGTGACCGCCGCGCGGGGCGGCACAATGGGCGATATCGACGCGATGGCAGTGGGGCTGGCGGCTTGGCGGCTCGGCGCGGGCAGGTCCCGTCCGGGCGAACGGGTGCAGGCCGGCGCCGGCGTCCGGATCCACCGCCGCCCCGGCGAGCCGGTCACCGCCGGTGCGCCGCTGTTCACCGTGTACACCGACACCCCGGAGCGACTCGGCGCCGCGCTGGCCGAGCTGGACCGCGGCTACAGCGTCGGTGACGCGCCGCCGGCCGCGCGGCCCCTGATCATCGATCGGATCGTCACGTGA
- a CDS encoding adenosine deaminase produces MRTPLGLEQIRKAPKALLHDHLDGGLRPSTVVEIAGQVGYDGLPTTDVDELATWFRTQSHSGSLERYLEPFSHTVAVMQTPEALHRVAYECVEDLAADSVVYAEVRFAPELHIDRGLSFDAIVDAVLAGFADGEKACAAAGRPIVVRLLVTAMRHAAVSREIAALAIRFRDKGVVGFDIAGAEAGNPPTRHLDAFEYMRDHNARFTIHAGEAFGLPSIHEAIAFCGADRLGHGVRIVDDIDILGDGRVRLGRLASILRDKRIPLELCPSSNVQTGAVKSIADHPFDLLARTRFRVTVNTDNRLMSDTSMSLEMHRLVQAFGYGWSDLERFTINAMKSAFLPFDERLAIIDDVIKPRYAVLIAG; encoded by the coding sequence GTGAGGACCCCCCTGGGCCTCGAGCAGATCAGGAAGGCGCCCAAGGCGCTGCTGCACGATCACCTCGACGGCGGACTGCGACCTTCGACCGTGGTGGAGATCGCCGGCCAGGTCGGCTACGACGGGTTGCCCACCACCGACGTCGACGAGCTGGCCACCTGGTTTCGCACCCAGTCGCACAGCGGCTCGCTGGAGCGCTACTTAGAGCCGTTCTCCCACACCGTGGCGGTGATGCAGACACCAGAGGCCCTGCACCGCGTCGCCTACGAGTGCGTGGAAGACCTGGCCGCCGACTCCGTCGTTTACGCCGAGGTCCGGTTCGCGCCCGAGTTGCACATCGACCGGGGGCTGTCCTTCGATGCGATCGTCGACGCCGTGCTGGCCGGTTTCGCCGACGGGGAGAAGGCCTGCGCCGCCGCGGGCCGGCCGATCGTGGTGCGGCTGCTGGTGACCGCCATGCGGCACGCCGCGGTGTCCCGCGAGATAGCCGCGCTGGCGATCCGGTTCCGGGACAAGGGCGTCGTCGGTTTCGACATCGCGGGCGCCGAGGCCGGCAACCCGCCGACGCGACACCTGGACGCCTTCGAATACATGCGAGACCACAACGCGCGCTTCACCATTCACGCGGGCGAGGCGTTCGGGCTGCCCTCGATTCACGAGGCGATCGCGTTCTGCGGCGCCGACCGCCTGGGCCACGGCGTACGCATCGTCGACGACATCGACATCCTCGGCGACGGCCGGGTCCGATTGGGCAGGCTGGCATCGATTCTGCGGGACAAGCGAATTCCGTTGGAGCTGTGTCCCAGCTCCAACGTGCAGACCGGTGCGGTGAAAAGTATCGCGGACCATCCGTTCGACCTGCTGGCCCGCACGCGCTTCCGGGTGACCGTCAACACGGACAACCGGTTGATGAGTGACACCTCGATGAGCCTCGAAATGCACCGGCTGGTACAGGCTTTCGGCTACGGGTGGAGCGACCTGGAGCGGTTCACCATCAACGCGATGAAGTCGGCGTTCCTTCCGTTCGACGAGCGACTGGCGATCATCGACGACGTGATCAAGCCGCGGTACGCCGTGCTGATCGCGGGCTGA
- a CDS encoding GlsB/YeaQ/YmgE family stress response membrane protein, which produces MVGSIILAIIVGAIIGVVARLVMPGKQNVGMIMTVVIGAVGGLIGSAVASQFGYHNANGGIAWIPFFIGVGAAIVLIALYEALTGRRTGTRLTR; this is translated from the coding sequence ATGGTCGGATCCATCATCCTCGCCATCATCGTGGGCGCCATCATCGGTGTGGTCGCGCGTCTGGTGATGCCGGGTAAACAGAACGTCGGCATGATCATGACCGTCGTGATCGGCGCCGTGGGCGGTTTGATCGGCTCGGCGGTCGCCAGCCAGTTCGGATACCACAACGCCAATGGCGGCATCGCGTGGATTCCGTTCTTCATCGGAGTCGGCGCCGCCATCGTCTTGATCGCGCTCTACGAGGCGCTGACGGGGCGTCGCACGGGCACGCGCCTCACCCGCTGA
- a CDS encoding GntR family transcriptional regulator, with protein MATGNPRPVTAKDRALDYVKTQVLTGAFPGGELISEGDVAAALGMSRTPVREAFLRLEADGLLRLYPQRGALVVPVSPDEVRSVMEARLVLEQFAATKVVGRGPAACAAVFERLSGELARQRTAVDRADWAEFLDADRAFHAVTLAESGNAILSGFYASLRDRQMRMIGESALREPDRVTTILDEHREIAEALRDGDGPRALRAVQTHLAGTVRAIGLA; from the coding sequence GTGGCAACGGGGAACCCCAGGCCGGTCACGGCCAAGGACCGCGCGCTCGATTACGTCAAGACGCAGGTGCTCACCGGCGCGTTCCCGGGCGGGGAGCTGATCAGCGAGGGCGACGTCGCCGCGGCGCTGGGAATGTCCCGCACCCCGGTGCGCGAGGCGTTCCTGCGGCTGGAGGCCGACGGGCTGCTGCGGCTCTACCCGCAGCGCGGCGCCCTGGTGGTCCCCGTGTCGCCGGACGAGGTCCGCTCGGTGATGGAGGCGCGGCTGGTGCTCGAGCAGTTCGCCGCGACGAAGGTGGTGGGCCGCGGGCCGGCCGCGTGCGCCGCGGTCTTCGAGCGGTTGTCGGGCGAGCTGGCGCGGCAGCGCACCGCCGTCGACCGCGCCGATTGGGCCGAGTTCCTCGACGCCGACCGCGCCTTCCACGCCGTGACGCTGGCCGAGTCGGGGAACGCCATCCTGTCGGGTTTCTATGCGTCGCTGCGGGATCGTCAGATGCGCATGATCGGCGAGTCGGCGCTGCGCGAACCCGACCGGGTGACGACGATCCTGGACGAGCACCGCGAGATCGCCGAGGCGCTGCGCGACGGCGACGGCCCGCGAGCGCTGCGCGCGGTGCAGACGCACCTGGCCGGCACGGTGCGCGCCATCGGGCTCGCCTGA
- a CDS encoding cupin domain-containing protein → MPVTEQALSPNLDPTIPAPMVNVAEYGFEGRFQDWAQDAEYFEYSKAANPIGSGHVPQVPITRFDPEVYTDQPTGVIPLDLSMQLGIETGAATSPALLANFVRIRPGEQIDTSPNATSQLYYVLYGRGFAAVNGQLVGWEKGDFLTLPAGTHSVFYAAADTAMYWVHDEPLMRYLGAQATQPRFRATKFRRSDAVAKLEEIASRPGANEKSRVSVLLANANQEQTLTITHVLWAMFGVLPANQVQRPHRHQSVALDLILDAPAHGCYTLLGTRLDEHGDIVDPIRVDWRAGCAFTTPPGMWHAHYNETDQPAHLIPIQDAGLQTHLRSLDIKFTQRRDLVAG, encoded by the coding sequence ATGCCGGTCACGGAACAAGCCCTGTCCCCGAACCTCGACCCGACGATCCCCGCCCCGATGGTCAACGTGGCCGAGTACGGGTTCGAAGGCCGTTTCCAGGACTGGGCGCAGGACGCGGAGTACTTCGAATACTCCAAGGCCGCCAACCCCATCGGCTCGGGTCATGTCCCGCAGGTCCCGATTACCCGCTTCGATCCGGAGGTCTACACCGACCAGCCGACCGGTGTGATCCCGCTGGATCTGTCCATGCAGCTGGGTATCGAGACCGGCGCGGCGACCAGCCCCGCGCTGCTGGCCAACTTCGTGCGCATCCGCCCCGGTGAACAGATCGACACCAGCCCCAACGCCACCTCGCAGCTGTACTACGTGCTGTACGGGCGGGGCTTCGCGGCCGTCAACGGCCAGCTGGTCGGGTGGGAGAAGGGCGACTTCCTGACCCTGCCCGCGGGCACCCACTCGGTGTTCTACGCGGCCGCCGACACGGCCATGTACTGGGTGCACGACGAGCCGCTCATGCGTTACCTGGGCGCCCAAGCCACCCAGCCGCGGTTCCGCGCGACCAAGTTCCGCCGTTCGGACGCGGTGGCCAAGCTGGAGGAGATCGCGTCGCGACCGGGCGCCAACGAGAAGAGCCGGGTCAGCGTGCTGCTGGCCAACGCCAACCAGGAACAGACGCTGACCATCACCCACGTGCTGTGGGCCATGTTCGGTGTGCTGCCCGCCAACCAGGTGCAGCGCCCGCACCGGCACCAGTCGGTGGCGCTCGACCTGATCCTCGACGCGCCGGCCCACGGCTGCTACACCCTGCTGGGCACCCGGCTCGACGAGCACGGCGACATCGTCGACCCGATCCGGGTGGACTGGCGGGCGGGCTGTGCCTTCACCACCCCGCCGGGCATGTGGCACGCGCACTACAACGAGACCGACCAGCCCGCGCACCTGATCCCGATCCAGGACGCCGGCCTGCAGACCCACCTCCGCAGCCTCGACATCAAGTTCACGCAGCGCCGCGACCTCGTCGCCGGCTGA